The following is a genomic window from Gossypium hirsutum isolate 1008001.06 unplaced genomic scaffold, Gossypium_hirsutum_v2.1 scaffold_924, whole genome shotgun sequence.
CAGAGTTCTCGTTCTTTTTAGTTCCAACTTTTGGTCCATAAACGGTGGCAAGTACTTTGGTGTCAcctaaataaaaattaacaaacaataataaacaaatttatAGTCGAAATTATGATGATATTTTCCCAAAGTAAAAAAGTTTGCTAAAAGGAAGTACCTTAGAGACCAACTGGCAGAGCCATGAGCACGATAGAGAATGTTATGAGAACAAGCAAGAGGTCTCAACTGGTTCTGCGTGCGTCCGTCTTCCCCATCCACCTCCATTGCTCTCTATGAAACTCAAATGGCAAAGCTTCTCTCACATTTACTTTAATAGGAAATGAGATCTCAAATTGCAAATTGGGGACACCGATGACAACTTTGTGTTTTTGGGGGGAGGGACAGAAGGGTTTTAGAAATTAGGGTTTAAAACATGGTTTAATTTTGCCGTCAGATCCTGTGCTCTTTGAAGCTTTGAAGTTTAGTCCTCTTCTTTTAATGCCACATTAATTGTTTTGATGCAATATTTTAGCTTATTATGATCACAAATATCATGGATTTATTATGTCATGATCACTTAACTTTTTAACTCTCATTAAGCTAAAGACAGGGTCACcataacataataaataaaaaactaaatttttaaagttgaatgaccaaaatgtaATTCTAagcaaacataagtgactaaacaTGGAATTTAACCTCTACAAATTTTCACCTACATCTAATATCCCTTCCCTCTTTTTCTCGCTCCAAAAATTGCGTAGCAGAGCTTGCAATCTCGATCTTCTCTTTTTCTCGAGCTTTCTTTAATGGCACTTGcccattcctttttttttttaaataaaattctcACCGACGATTTTCTTGGTTTCATCCGCTTTGCTCTTTGGTAGTTGCCCCTTCTCTCCTCTTCGCCGCTGTAGACACATCAAATCGGTAAGCAcggctgaatttttttttaactgtTATTCGAACCCTGGGTTCACGGCTGAATTTATCAATTCATTATGTCTTGTTTTGATTTTGCTTTTACTTGCTAAATTTCCTTTCCTATCGACAAAACTTCAAACAGTAAAACCTTGAAAATAAAcaccaaaatctcaaaattaaggGGCTCCAGATTTGGCTGAGGAATCTACAATCACATCCTCTGAGTATACGTGAAAGAGACCTCCCCCAATCTCCTTGTAAGCGTTTCGttttattagttttatatatCTGTTGTTTGAAAGAACATTCGGATGCCTTgtctgaattgggaaaaatatgtTGTTGTTTTTGTTCAATTATTTTAtctgattttatttaaattcctCAGATCCGTACAAGATAACGGGCAGAGGCAACAGTACGTATCCTACTGAAATGGACCTTCAACAGCTTCAGAATGGTACGCCATTAGAGAGATACAATGCTGAAAAGAACCGGTACCAGGAAAACTGTTATATTGGTGAATCATCAACTTCCCAGCTACAACCCGAACTAGAAATGAAAGAAGAGCATCACTTTCCAGAAGAGCGTAGTTGTTCCAGATCTGTATTGGAACGGATCGAAACTCTCATGGACAGGATTTACAGACAGAAAATGACCGTAAGTGCCATAATTGAATTTagtaattcatattcaattcgcaTTATTGCTATTTATTATACATACATGTTGAAGGTAAAAAGAACCCTCATTGACTGACTTGCAAGGATTGGACCTTGCTTTATAAAGCACGGTTTATCCTGACCCTATAGTACCTTTTCTCTATGGACAATACCGTGAGAACGTTTGTCTCCAATCTAACACAGAATATTTTGTTTCTTAATACTTGGTTTGTGTGTATATTTGGTGAAATGAAGGACCAGGAGGCAGATATGAAATCTATATTATGCTTAGATCATACGGTGAAGACATTACCCCTAGTCAATACCCAAAATATCAAGACTAACGATGGCAAGTTCAAGGATGACCATTTGGCAGAATATGAGATGATGAAAAAATTCCTTGAAACATATGAGTTAAAGCAAAATTTGCTACATGAAAAATTAGACCTACAACTATCTGAGGTAATCTAATGTTTACGAATCTAATTACTAAGTTTGATTTCATGATCTAAATCTCCAATTTAATTTTCTAACTTGCTTTTTCAGGATTCGGAAAATGCGAGTTTACCAACTGAGCAAAATGAGGTAGGCTAATATTTACAAATCTAATTACTAAGGGTCAGTTTAGCATTGCTTCTTAGAAACACTTTTTGGGACAAAAAGCACTTTTGAGAAAAAAGCATTTCTAAACTAGCCCTAAGTTTGATTTCATCATCCAAATCTCCAATTTTAACTTTCAAACATGGTTTTTCCGGACTTGGAAAAGCAAGTTTACCAACTGGGCTTCTTACAGTAG
Proteins encoded in this region:
- the LOC107897106 gene encoding uncharacterized protein translates to MDLQQLQNGTPLERYNAEKNRYQENCYIGESSTSQLQPELEMKEEHHFPEERSCSRSVLERIETLMDRIYRQKMTDQEADMKSILCLDHTVKTLPLVNTQNIKTNDGKFKDDHLAEYEMMKKFLETYELKQNLLHEKLDLQLSEDSENASLPTEQNEFSLSCAPAQDRGSCMSFESKFVHFINQLYNNDNSKVEYKDFQGLEDALANTAWGKVPDYLKSIGIRIEDARGKATDFSHTGIQILVCAVIKEMEHMSLEDLDWGTLKKWTAALNYANEHGFQVGFANNLLQWNVVAYFQKKELYRLS